The Arvicanthis niloticus isolate mArvNil1 chromosome 9, mArvNil1.pat.X, whole genome shotgun sequence genomic interval AACTTTGTTCCATCTGTtaaatctgtatgtatgtatgtatgtatgtatgtatgtatgtttgtatgtatgtaaagcTTATGTGCTTTATGTGTATTGGAGCTTGCTTCATCTAccaattatgtttatatatttatgcatctgTATACATAAATACAGATATACAGTATACAGGCTTGGGGCCTGCTTGCTGGAGCTTTGCTCCAGCCATTCTatttgtgaatatgtatatgtctgtctgtctgcatgtatggatgtatttgtatgtataaagtTTTTGAAGTCTATCTTTTGCTTCATCTACccagtgtgcatgtatgtgtacatgtgtgatttttctttctttttgtttttttctcactgGCCTCAATGGTTAAAAGAGTTTAGAGTATTTTGCTGTCCATAGGGAGTGCCAACCCCTTTTCTCTGTTCCCTCAGACAGAAGTCTGCTGAGTAATTTCTCTAATCACTGGCTGCCTTAGGTAGAAGTCTCTGTCAGTATCTGAACTGACCCCTATCAACAGCTTTAAGCACTGACATCCATcagctgcctgcctcagtttacctatcCTATGGAAGCCAAAGCTACTAATTGACACAGGGatgcaaaaacaaagacaaaacaaaaaccaaaccaaaacaacatcaaaagcaaaaccaacaacaacaaaaccaaatacatGAGGCCTTGGCAACCAGTTATATTAAGAATGGACAGAGAGTAGGCCATGGAGAATGGAGATGGATGGGTGGTGTAGATTAGGCCATTCTCATTGAGGATGGTCACTAATGCAATGAAGGTAAGATCAGAataggttctttccttccaccctgtATTctaggactcaaacccaggtgGTTGGCCTTATGTAGTTAGtactttacctgctaagccatcttattAGCCCAAGTTTTGTTgaactttgagacaggatctcatatagcctCAACTGGCACTGAATGTGCTATGTAGCCAAcgctgactttgaactcttgatcctcctgctgctGTGTCCCAAGTGTGGGTAACTTTGCTCTCTCTCCCATACCATAGTGGCTtgcaatacttttttttttttctcaatcttgAGAACCACAGGATAGCCTGACAGTcttctgtttgcatttttttctgtgctCCTGCAGCTGAACCTACCTCTTCTTGGTGGCGTGTGATGGCTTTAATTCTGCTGATCTCATCCATGGGGCTGGTTGCTGGACTCGTGGCTCTGGGGATCATGTGTAAGTACTGGCTTCTTGCCAGAGTTTTGATCTAAGAAAAGCAATAACCACGAGTTCCTGGCACATTATACTAAAGCTTCCTAACTGTCTTTGTTCCTGTTTGTCACCTACTCCGATTGTCCTGAACACTGCTGTGCATATAACCTCAccagaggaaaagtcagaagggagaGACTCCCTCCTGGATTCTAATcacttttaatttgtttctttagttaACATTACTTTCAGAATGTACCGTTGGCATTTAAGATACTCACTTTTAAGTCTCACTCTGGATCTAAGctatctttcttcctccctctctgccttgcTTAATCTGAGGCCTGAGCCATCTAGAACTTtcctaatttcaaaaataaagcctgtgtcttcctgtGTGAAATCTTGCTTGTTCTAGTCTCTACACATAAAATCTACTTCATCCCATTTTATTGACTGACACACTGGTTATGACTATCTAATAATAATACTTTATAAGGTAATGCCATAATTTGTATTgctaatttgtttgttttcctgtttttaatatatttagaaTCTCTTATTCCTTATATTGTTTGCATGGAcataaaagcattttaaacatcataaaatataatgtacattcttttttcatgttttagtcaaaatattattgttcttaatttaaaatgtttcataaagAACTTTCAAATAAGAAACCATGCAGTAAAATTAACCAGACTGAAAAGTCTATGTATGCCCTGAATTTCTATAcaggtggttctcagccttcctaatgctgcgaccctttaacacagttccttgtgttatggaaaccccaaaccataaaattatgttcattgctacttcctaactgtattttttctattgttatgagtgataatgtaaatacctgatatacaggctatctgatatgcaatccccgtgaaagggttgtttgacccaaCGGGTCAGGACTTACAGGTTAAGAACCGCCGTTTCTATGCAGTTAGAACAGCCATCTGAATATACATTTTTTGGTGGATTAATTCAGTATTATATGTAGAACAGAGTACAAGACCCAGGGCTTCTCATCTCTATAAAGCCCGCTTAGAAACCTGTCCAGGAAATATCCAGTCAATTCACATGCTCTTTTACTCAGccctttatatttcctttttcagTGTTCATTGAGTTTTGTGTGTCTGGTGAACTCGTTAGCTACTGTCAGGTTTATAGAAATGAAAGTTCACTAAAGAATTCTGCCATCATCTTTCTGACCTTGAGATCCGGCTGTAATTTATCTCATCTCTTTATCTAGCGGTTGCACAGCCAAAGTACCCACCGGCCGAGAAGGAAAATCTCTCAGCCACTCTACAACAATTGGCCAAGAAATTCTGCCAAGAGTTGATTAGACAATCAGAAATTAAGACAAAGAACATTTTTGGTAAGTCTGGCTTAGAAACCTTATTTCTCCAAGAAATGCACATCTGTTGTGGTGACTGGATGGAGGCCCACCCAAGCAGGAACGCTGCAGGTAGGAAAAGCTTTGGCTAGGTTTTGACAGCCCCATACTCTGTCTCACCTTCAGAGCACAAGTGCAGCCCCTGTGCCACGAAGTGGAGATACCATGGAGACAGTTGCTACGGGTTCTTCAGGCGTAACCTAACATGGGAAGAGAGCAAGCAGTTTTGCACTGAGCAGAATGCAACTCTTGTGAAGACCGCCAGCCAGAGCACCCTGGTAAGGAGAGTCCCATGTCAAGCATTTGGGGACTCTAAGGAGAAAGATCGCAAAGGAAACACtgaattgctttaatttttttttcgtGTGTTTCTTAATGGTTTTTACTGTGTGCTCCTATGAGAAGCTTTAGGAAGCTTGGTAACAAGAACAGAGCTTAAATATTCAATCCAGTCCTATTACAGAATATGGCTAAAGTGCCACTGGGTCAGACAGGATGAGTCTGCCTGGGATGCTTCCATCACACTTATTCCAGTTTACATGACTCTCTGCCCCTTGCTGTAAGGCTAGGATCGCAgagaagtttaaaaattaaattaactaaATATATTGACTCAGTCAAAATGGGGGAGTGCCCTAGCACACCAACTCCATTATAAAGATATCAACTGGAGACATGAAGCATGCCCTGCCTCTCAACACTCTAGGTTATACCACTTGAAAATCTGTAATTTAATGAAGTAACATCATTTTTAGGAGAGATTAAAGTTAAGACATAATATCTTTTTGAGAAGACATTAAAGTTAAATATCAGTTGGATTTTTCTGTCAAGTCCCACAGAGAGGCATCTTGGGCAATGTACATACACACCTGTGTGgatatgttttaaagaaaagattaatgGACTAGTGGAAAGGTGGTGGGTGGCCCACACTTTAGGGACATAAGATTCATACAGTACTCCAATGGAGTGATATTCTGAGTGTCATATATCGATCCACAAGCTCAAACCaactgttgttgctgttgctttccAAGAGTGGATTTTTACTGCTATTCCGGGATGCATAAAGGCATAATGAACACATAACTTTCACTTCCTTTTCTAAGAGGTTGATTGTCCATTCATTTAATAGTCAATCTATGTATATCAGAATCACTCCAGGACCTGAATGTATGTACTCTATAAAACTCAAATGCCtaactttaaacaaacaaacaaacaaacaaacaaacaaacagtaaaccATAACTAGGCATGAAAAAGTAAATCAGAGCAAGTTGTTGAGGTACATATTTATGTAATTATAGCTGAGGCTAGGCTCacacatttgaggccagcctgggatacacagtgagaatCTATCTAAAAGTTGAAAGcatagaaaaatgtaaattggGAACAGTAGATGCATGCCATTTACTAATTCTGTTGAGAAAGACATCTATAGTTCTTTTTGTCCATCCAACTAAAacaaattaacatttttatgtatAAGATAATCAATACAATCCAAAAACTTAATTTCATAATTCTTGCCATCTGTAGTTGATACATTTCCCCCACTTGAGTCATATTTGGAAGTCTCCCTGGGACTCAAATTTTCAATAGTTAGGGAATATAAACATAcattataaataatgtataaatacattaatgtattataattacattataaatacataaaaatgctgGGAAGACTAGCATACTACCTGTTGAATATAATTTCTCATGTGCTCCAATACACTTTTTAATACACTCAAAACAACTCAAATTAGCAAAATCCTAGACACAAAACATAATCCACTATaccaacacagacacataattctAGTTGTTTGTAAAGGCTTTATCATGGAAACTGTGTTGTGCCATCGCACAGTGCTGTGGAGACACTTATCGGTGTATGGATTTATGCTTGCAACAGAAATACGTCGCAGACAGGATTACTTCCATCCGTTGGATTGGATTATCACGTGAGAACCCTAGGAAAGACTGGAtgtgggaagatagctcagttctTCACAAGAATGTGTAAGTCCCTGGAAGCTCAGCTCGCAGGCATTATTCGAAGCTTTGACTCCCAGGTCTTCCTTGTTGAACACAAGTTGTCTGAAAGTTGAGATGCCTCTACTCTACTGTGGGTTGTAGCTGTGGTGGTGTGTACTCTATTCTAACCAGAGAGTACTAATGGGCAGTGTTACTctatcctccctctcctcttcttatGTAAGTAGTGATTCATTTTTATATCTTCCCCATTCATTTCTATTACTAAtccctctctctcactttttctctccctctctacctctccctctctctctctatgcacatgcccacgtgtgtgtgtgtgtgtgtgtgtgtgtgtgtgtgtgtgtgtgtgttatatgtaacTTGATCTGATTCTTTTGTGCTTTGAGAATGAACTTATACCCTTAGGCCTCTTTCAGCACACACAGCTCTGTTCTCATTGTTTTATTTCTGCACAGTTCACACTATTTTCTGCCACTTTCCAGTCTGCTTATCTGTGATCGTCTTACCAACTTCTCCTCCCTGGAATTTGGGTTTTAAAACTAACTAGATCTCAATCATTTGCTAACGAGTTGGCATCTACAGGTGTCTGACAAGTAGATTTAGCATATTTTCCTTGTCTATCACTGTAAACAGTGGTTCGGAGAATAGAGGCAAACTCATGGACAATAACCATGGAATAGTCTAGTGTAACTCTGTTACCTGGTGCTGCTACATCTCAGCTCTGCAGTATTTAGGCGCCTTACATTTCCTTGAGATTTTCCCCGTGTTGTGCAGCTAGCTGCTGACTCTATTAGAACTTCCCATTTCCTCTCTGCTTAGTTTAAACCTACTCTTCTTTCAATACTGGCCCAAGGTGAACTGTTGATACAGATTTGCTTGCCACATCAGATTATGATGTACCTCCTCCTCTAGATACCCAGGTACTTCGCATTGACTTTCTCCTTGACTTAGACTATACTAAATTGTTACTGGGCTTTGAATGTGTCATACTGTATACTCAGAAGCAGAAAGAGTTTCTCAAAGATAAGGATGCTGTTTCTTTACTCCAAGACTCTAGTTTGGGCCTAAGTGAATTAACACTGCAAAATATCTAAGTTAAGAAAGACACCATGGGATAACAGAAATAGTTTGTATTGGAATCTCTACAATAGTTTAAATGCTATGACCCCTTAACTGAAAGGCAACCACGAAGCAATTAATTCTTTATTCTAGTTTGATCAACaaaacatgcatgtcctttggttCCTTATCTATTTGTATTTCTAAAAATCATGCAATAtgcctttttttaaatttgtaggACTGATGTTTctggaaatacaaaagaaaacatgaattgtGCTTATCTTCATAATGGAAAAATCCATCCAGCTTCCTGTAATGAGAGACATTCTTTAATATGTGAGAGAATTGCTGGCATGACAAGAGTGGACCAACTGCTTTAGTGCAGAAGGATGGACAGGATGTCAGATAAGTGCTTGATCATGCAATAAAAGATTTGTACACAATAATTCTGCATTTATAAagcttcttattttgttttttatatcatCCTTATACCACAGGTCTGATCCTTTCTCTGTATATTAAAAAACCAGCATGTGAGTAGATCTTTTCCAgttctttctatcatctattccTTAATTTTCTTAGCTTGTTGTAATCCATTGAAtcttaaaatatacacacataaaactaaaattaaattagGGCCTAAGTGAGTTAACACTGCAAAATATCTAAGTTAAGAAAGACACCATGGGATAACAGAAATAGTTTGTATTGGAATCTCTCCAATAGTTTAAATGCTATGACCTCTTAACTGAAAGACAACCACGAAgcaattaattatttattttaatctatctatcatctatctatctatctatctatctatctatctatctatctatatatctttgAGAGAGGAGCCCTAtatgtcctaaaactcactatgtagacaaggtgCTTTGTTCTGTattccaaatgttgggattaaagtcctgtgcCTGGCTAATGAgacaattttctcttttccttaatTTCCATCTTATCACACTTAAAATAGGATGGTTTGGGGTTGGAGAATAAACCAAAGTAtgtgtattaatatatttatgaatatgaaaATACTGAATAGATTGAAATGTAAGACTAAATGtgaaaatatataagatatattttctataattatatGAAACtactaaaatgaaataaaatggaataatATTGCCTATCTTATGTATACCTCAGCAAAAATAAACTTCCAACCTTTATGGTATCTATGCAATGACCATACGATTTAAACTTTTTTCATAATTTACATGTTTACAAGAAAACTTATGAGTACTAACGATAGCAGAAATGCCATGGAAACAGTCCCTAACTTCCTTGTTCATCATCTATGGCCAGCACCAAGCAGGTCCCTGACTCATGAGAAACTATGTGCCTTTCATCCTGAGAGAACAGCTCACTCTCTCCAGTTTACTCTGTTCACATTCAACAGTGGTCACCCTCCATTCCGCACAAGAAAACTGCATTGGAGAGACAGCTCATAAGGATGGCAAAACCATAAACTATTTCTTGACAAAGCAGAGtgtccagaaggcagaagaagcagCAGAATTTTTTTATCTGGTTCTTTTCCTGACAGTTctatgtttggtgtttgctgaaTAACCCAGAAGTTATTTATAGGGCCCGTAGGAAGGCACCTCTAACAGGATAAGAGACAAAACTCATACTTTCTCCCTGAGCCATCCCCCACCGCTTCCTTTGTTTAACTAGTGAGAAAACAGTGTCATGAATACAGTTTATCTCAGCTGAGGACTTCATGGAAACTAAACATATTCAAGCACTAAGATAGATGGAAGTCAGAAGGCTGAGGAGATAGGGAAATCTGTGGTTTTCACACACTCCCTCTGACCCTGTAGTAAGAAGTCCACTCTTAAGACCTTTCAATAAACATTGATTCAGCACTCACTCCCTCTGTGGTTTAGTCTCTAACATCATTTCCTTGCCTATGCAGTGAGCCAATTACCCTATTCAGAAGAGAATTGTGATGTTCTTTGAttgtaattatataaaatattggtCAGAGCATCAGTTGTGTGATACTAAAAACGTTAGTTTTATAGCTCTGCACAGGCGTGCAAATCTTCTGCTCTTTGGTTTATTTTGGACTGTCTGTAAGGGAATAGATTTCTGAGCTACAGAAAAACAAcagaatttatttggctttttattttaaataacaagaTATTGGCCTTGCAAGATGTGAAGTCTtggctcccttcccctccccagttTAAGATGGGGATTCAAGGCTGAACTTCTGGTATGAAACTGTCAATTTACACAAAACAAGTAGGGACTAGTAATTCAGAAACTATCCAAATATCAACCCTGTCTGGACATTAGTGTTTTTCAACTCTTcagcatatttatatattactacGACACACAGCTTTAGAGGGAACATATTTAATGCCCAGTTAAACATACACAGAAGGTGAGACCAACCTGTACCTACAACAATCAAACTGTACCTACAAAGTCTCTTTTCCCCTTGTACCCATGCCTGAAGCATATAGCGAAATGAAAACAATCCAGATTCTATGATCAGATCTCTCCATTTCAAACACTCAGCATGGAACTAGCTAAAGGGACTTCTCTGTGCCCTGCGTTAGAACGAACTTACCCTCCTGGTTCACAGAACTGTAGTAAGGAAGTAATACCTGTGATCCCTTCAAAATAGTTGCCAAGAATTCAATGAATAATAAACAGTAAATATTTAAGACAAACAAGAGCAGAACGCTACATGTAGCATATGGATCTTTTGTTGGGAGAAACCAATGGCTCCCTTGCAAACATTTCCCAGAGAGTGGATTGTCCTGGGAAAACGCTGGATCTATTCAAGCTTTGGTTTCAGTGCTGTTAAAATgagaagagagactggaaaaCAAGTAGCAGCTGTTGAAGTCTGGCTCCTGAAGTTAGTTACAATATTATTTGGTGGTGtggtttcttcctctttctccccctggTAGAGTTTAGCCTATGCAGAGGGTTATCCGGAGTTCAGTCACTCTGTTTTCACGACAGGAACACCACAGGAAATGTTAACAGAATGTGCTGGTCGTTTTCTATTTGTCCCCAATGACCCCACCAGTTACTCCTTGTGTCTCAGGAAGCTAAACACAAGTGAATACATTTTCTGGGCAAACTCAGCCTCTGAAACACATGGAGTACGATTAGAAGTATAATTCAGATCCCCT includes:
- the Clec1b gene encoding C-type lectin domain family 1 member B, producing MQDEDGYITLNIKSRKQDLSSAEPTSSWWRVMALILLISSMGLVAGLVALGIMSVAQPKYPPAEKENLSATLQQLAKKFCQELIRQSEIKTKNIFEHKCSPCATKWRYHGDSCYGFFRRNLTWEESKQFCTEQNATLVKTASQSTLKYVADRITSIRWIGLSRENPRKDWMWEDSSVLHKNVTDVSGNTKENMNCAYLHNGKIHPASCNERHSLICERIAGMTRVDQLL